A window of Fluoribacter dumoffii NY 23 contains these coding sequences:
- a CDS encoding biotin-independent malonate decarboxylase subunit beta: MEYMEFRFSLSGKPLEGKKTVCGVVGSGNLEVIIEANASCETVFTIQTAVEHYKPVWKMVIGDFMTQNQPVGLNFTLNDNGATPAVVLLRLAQALEEFKGHYSMGNNYAELDGRERIQILLDKDSFTEWLADEKLYSPYLAALNLPGEADDGIIIGSGLLHKNKVLIASQQKDFMGGAVGEIHGAKLTGLFKAAVKTQAKAVILLIDSGGVRLHEANAGEIAISETIRAVFEARQAGITTIGIICGKNGAFGGMGIISACLDYLIINEIGRIGVSGPEVIQAVAGVKAFDSKDRALVWRVYGGKTRYLQDVVQSYVSSDVAEIRERLIAALDKRVPLELHSMKQKHALLKKRFEETKGFQEEGAYLNHIAPDYAVTLFDMDEKSFLQAVKNIKS, translated from the coding sequence ATGGAATACATGGAATTTCGTTTTTCGCTTTCTGGCAAACCTCTTGAAGGTAAAAAAACAGTATGTGGGGTGGTTGGCTCAGGTAACTTGGAAGTCATCATTGAGGCTAATGCGAGTTGCGAGACTGTTTTTACAATCCAGACGGCGGTGGAACATTATAAACCGGTTTGGAAAATGGTGATCGGGGATTTTATGACGCAAAACCAACCGGTGGGTTTGAACTTTACCCTTAATGATAATGGAGCGACCCCGGCAGTGGTTTTATTACGCTTAGCCCAAGCCTTGGAGGAATTTAAAGGTCATTATTCCATGGGCAACAATTATGCAGAGCTTGATGGACGTGAACGAATCCAAATACTTCTCGATAAAGACTCCTTCACTGAGTGGCTTGCTGATGAAAAGTTATATAGTCCCTATTTGGCCGCCTTAAATTTGCCCGGTGAAGCTGACGACGGCATTATCATTGGTTCTGGATTGCTGCACAAAAACAAAGTGCTCATTGCTTCCCAACAAAAGGATTTTATGGGGGGGGCTGTAGGCGAGATCCATGGAGCAAAGCTTACCGGCTTGTTCAAAGCTGCAGTTAAAACTCAAGCCAAGGCAGTGATTCTCCTCATTGACAGCGGCGGAGTCCGTTTACATGAGGCAAATGCTGGAGAAATTGCCATTTCAGAAACGATTCGCGCTGTCTTTGAGGCAAGGCAAGCAGGAATCACCACTATAGGTATAATTTGTGGCAAAAATGGTGCTTTTGGGGGTATGGGTATTATTTCTGCTTGTTTGGATTACCTTATAATTAATGAAATAGGGCGTATAGGGGTATCCGGCCCTGAAGTAATTCAAGCTGTTGCAGGAGTCAAAGCATTCGATTCAAAGGATAGGGCTTTGGTTTGGCGTGTATATGGAGGAAAAACCCGTTATTTACAGGATGTTGTTCAAAGTTATGTCAGTTCAGATGTTGCAGAAATACGCGAGCGATTAATTGCTGCTCTTGATAAGAGAGTGCCTCTCGAACTTCACTCCATGAAGCAAAAACATGCTTTGTTAAAAAAACGGTTTGAAGAGACAAAAGGTTTTCAGGAAGAGGGGGCTTACCTTAATCATATTGCCCCTGACTATGCTGTAACTCTTTTTGATATGGACGAAAAATCATTTTTACAGGCGGTAAAAAATATAAAATCGTAA
- a CDS encoding nucleoside hydrolase, translating to MMSSAVRLFVFCVIFLLSSLTDAARSFIIDTDVGVDDELAILYLLAQKDIDIKAITVVGTGEAHCPAGLRNVAGLLALMHHKNIPIACGTDVPMKGTHQFPDWLRQLADNLVGAADLLPQVKLPPSQTAIQLLESTLKKAKEPVEILAIGPLTNLGGLVTQVPEIKNNIKMIYIMGGAVDTRGNLADVDHTIKNTSAEWNFYVDPYAADKVLRSGIPITLVGLDVTNQVPVTQSFYQKLKENQTNLANQFFYELFHRNEAEIYEHKWYFWDVLSAVIAYDNSIVQSSHKKLRVVLSPEEQAGSTIVDEKGNNVQVCTSVNKGRFENILMETLTKKMAG from the coding sequence ATGATGAGTTCTGCAGTAAGGCTGTTTGTATTCTGTGTTATATTTTTGCTGTCTAGTTTAACCGATGCAGCAAGATCTTTTATTATCGATACCGATGTTGGCGTAGATGATGAATTGGCAATACTTTATTTGTTGGCACAAAAAGATATTGATATAAAAGCGATTACTGTAGTCGGTACAGGAGAGGCCCATTGTCCCGCGGGACTCAGAAATGTTGCTGGATTGTTGGCTCTAATGCATCATAAAAATATCCCCATAGCCTGTGGAACCGATGTACCAATGAAAGGGACGCATCAATTTCCTGACTGGTTGCGTCAATTGGCGGATAATTTAGTAGGGGCTGCAGATTTATTGCCTCAAGTAAAATTGCCTCCTTCACAAACTGCAATTCAACTGTTGGAGTCTACCTTAAAAAAAGCAAAGGAACCTGTTGAAATTTTAGCAATTGGTCCATTAACCAACCTTGGTGGACTGGTGACCCAAGTGCCGGAAATTAAAAATAACATAAAAATGATATATATTATGGGTGGGGCAGTGGATACTCGCGGGAATTTGGCAGATGTGGACCATACGATTAAAAATACCAGTGCAGAATGGAATTTTTATGTGGATCCGTATGCTGCTGATAAAGTATTGCGCTCAGGGATTCCAATCACCCTGGTAGGCCTCGATGTGACAAATCAGGTGCCTGTAACCCAATCTTTTTATCAAAAATTAAAAGAAAACCAAACGAATCTTGCCAACCAATTTTTCTATGAACTGTTCCATCGTAATGAAGCAGAAATATATGAACATAAATGGTATTTTTGGGATGTACTTTCTGCAGTTATAGCCTATGATAATTCAATTGTGCAATCCAGTCATAAAAAACTGCGCGTAGTATTAAGCCCTGAAGAGCAAGCAGGTTCTACAATAGTTGATGAGAAAGGGAACAACGTCCAGGTATGTACCTCGGTAAATAAGGGACGCTTTGAAAATATCTTAATGGAAACTTTAACCAAGAAAATGGCTGGGTAG
- a CDS encoding amino acid permease — MHDLVSEPSLQRKLNARVLGMITLGGSIGTGIFLASGNALSVAGPGGTLLAYLVMGIMVYFLMAGLGEMAAFMPTTGSFYVYAARFFDPSLGYALGWNYWYSCAVYIASEISASALIMHFWFPGSSSLLWCSVFLFLIIGFNAISTKAFGEFEYWLSFIKIFVVILFILTGFFLVFGLTEYKAGGFQNWRIGDGPFHSGWMGMLGAFVAAGFSFQGTELIGVAAGESIHPAKTIPKAIRMVFWRILIFFVLSLFIISLLIPYTAAQLTGSDVVTSPFTLVFQQYNKASAAMIMNAVILIAIISTANSSMYVGSRMLWYLAKQGHVPRIFSVVNQRGIPVYALALTSSIAMLAFLSSIFGNGRVYFWLLNATSLSGFIAWMGIAISHYRFRKAYLHQGKDPAKLPYLAKGYPFGPMFAFGVCIVVIGGQNYNALMATPIDWYGLFISYIGVPFFLIIWLGHKWINKTRIIPLKECQFHCE, encoded by the coding sequence ATGCATGATTTGGTATCAGAGCCTTCGCTTCAGCGAAAGCTCAATGCGCGTGTGTTGGGAATGATCACTTTAGGGGGATCTATTGGAACCGGTATTTTCCTGGCGAGTGGTAATGCCTTATCAGTGGCTGGTCCCGGGGGGACTTTACTGGCTTACCTGGTCATGGGAATCATGGTTTATTTTTTGATGGCAGGCCTTGGGGAGATGGCTGCCTTTATGCCTACTACAGGATCGTTTTACGTTTATGCTGCCCGTTTTTTTGATCCTTCTTTAGGATATGCGCTGGGTTGGAATTACTGGTATAGCTGCGCCGTTTATATAGCCTCCGAAATTTCAGCGTCTGCTTTAATCATGCATTTTTGGTTCCCAGGAAGCTCTTCGTTGCTATGGTGTTCTGTTTTCCTCTTTTTGATTATCGGTTTTAATGCGATTTCTACTAAAGCATTTGGTGAGTTCGAATATTGGCTGTCATTTATTAAAATTTTTGTGGTTATTTTATTTATCCTTACCGGATTTTTTTTGGTTTTCGGTCTGACGGAATATAAAGCAGGAGGTTTCCAGAATTGGCGTATTGGGGATGGTCCCTTTCATAGCGGGTGGATGGGTATGCTGGGGGCATTTGTCGCAGCAGGTTTTTCTTTTCAAGGTACGGAATTAATTGGAGTCGCGGCAGGGGAGAGTATCCATCCGGCAAAGACAATTCCCAAGGCAATAAGAATGGTATTTTGGCGAATTCTCATCTTCTTTGTTTTATCCCTATTTATTATCAGCCTTTTAATTCCCTATACTGCGGCTCAATTGACTGGTTCGGATGTGGTAACAAGTCCTTTTACTTTAGTGTTTCAACAGTACAATAAAGCGTCTGCCGCAATGATTATGAATGCGGTGATTCTGATTGCAATTATCTCCACTGCTAATTCAAGCATGTATGTGGGAAGCAGAATGCTTTGGTATTTAGCCAAGCAGGGGCATGTACCTCGTATTTTTTCAGTAGTAAATCAACGGGGAATCCCGGTTTATGCTTTAGCTTTGACGAGTTCTATTGCCATGCTTGCCTTTTTATCATCCATTTTTGGCAATGGCAGGGTGTATTTTTGGTTACTTAATGCCACCAGCCTTTCCGGTTTTATTGCCTGGATGGGAATAGCCATCAGTCATTACCGCTTCCGCAAAGCCTATTTGCATCAGGGAAAAGATCCGGCCAAACTGCCTTATTTGGCCAAGGGGTATCCCTTCGGACCTATGTTTGCGTTTGGGGTATGCATCGTCGTAATTGGCGGCCAAAATTATAATGCCTTGATGGCAACTCCTATTGATTGGTACGGATTGTTTATTTCATACATCGGGGTTCCCTTTTTTCTGATAATCTGGTTGGGACATAAATGGATTAATAAAACCCGGATTATCCCCCTTAAGGAGTGCCAGTTTCACTGTGAATAA
- a CDS encoding phosphoribosyl-dephospho-CoA transferase MdcG domain-containing protein, with amino-acid sequence MNPQRHHLIYLNPDAEITINSCHADQRLIKNEVLYWLNKGLPCIYATQIPLQKKLNLGLTLLLQNKKQRVGLQVDPLFVQKQTPPPQLHRMQDFFSCHYGINDLKSFMPPVANIAVYGSFLFHFLSGCSFVTPDSDLDLLIHYQGQSWVDLHNTIDELTHKFNRPIDGEVRFSLFGDIPIKELLDVAAEKVLCKSKEKVELLAKAELYEHYPLL; translated from the coding sequence ATGAATCCGCAACGACACCATTTAATTTATCTCAACCCCGATGCGGAGATTACCATCAACTCCTGTCATGCAGATCAGAGATTAATTAAGAATGAAGTGCTCTATTGGCTTAACAAAGGGTTGCCTTGTATTTACGCCACCCAAATCCCCCTACAGAAAAAATTGAATCTGGGGTTGACCCTTTTGCTCCAGAATAAAAAACAACGAGTCGGTTTACAGGTTGACCCATTATTTGTCCAGAAACAAACCCCACCTCCTCAACTGCATAGGATGCAGGATTTTTTTTCCTGTCACTATGGAATAAATGACTTAAAAAGTTTTATGCCCCCCGTTGCGAATATCGCGGTTTACGGCTCTTTTTTATTTCACTTTTTATCGGGATGCTCTTTTGTTACCCCCGATTCTGATCTGGATCTACTGATTCATTATCAAGGGCAGTCCTGGGTTGATTTGCATAATACAATTGATGAGTTAACCCACAAGTTTAACCGTCCGATTGATGGAGAGGTACGTTTTTCTCTTTTTGGTGATATCCCAATCAAGGAACTACTTGATGTAGCTGCAGAAAAAGTGCTGTGTAAAAGCAAAGAGAAAGTTGAATTACTAGCAAAAGCTGAACTTTATGAACACTACCCCTTGCTGTGA
- the mdcA gene encoding malonate decarboxylase subunit alpha — protein MWDQIKKEYIKRLSGVKPYLQHNKFVKAHDLVTVLSKLIRSSDRVCIEGDNQKQASFLAKTLAQLNPVEINNLHMIQSAIALPEHLDIFEKGIANRIDFSYSGPQSVRLAHMVTDKKIQIGNIHTYNELFGRLVADLTPHVCLLMADKADRQGNLFTGANTEETPALVEATNFKNGVVVVQVNEVVEQLPRVDIPGDWVDVIVQGPEVSYIEPLFTRDPAQIDEIKILMAMMVIKGIYAPYQVNILNHGVGFNTCAIELLLPTYGESLGLKGKIAQHWIVNPLPTLIPAIEAGFVKTIYPFGGEVGMNRYAAARPDIFFTGKEGELRSNRMLGQLAGHYACDAFIGATLQMDLEGNSSTAVAGRIAGFGGAPNMGCDAPGRRHSSYAWLKAGQERSQALATKMPRGRKLVIQMVETFQSSAQPTFVEHLDAWALQKSMNADLPAVMIYGDDVSHIVTEEGIANLLLCRNLEEREQAIRGIAGYTEVGIARDRMKVEELRQRGVIKRPEDLGIKVSDATRDLLAAKSIRDLVDCSQGLYEPPVKFRNW, from the coding sequence ATGTGGGATCAGATTAAAAAAGAATATATAAAACGTCTGTCTGGGGTAAAACCTTATCTTCAACACAATAAATTTGTAAAGGCGCATGATTTAGTCACCGTACTTTCTAAACTTATCCGTTCGAGTGACCGCGTATGTATCGAAGGGGATAATCAAAAGCAAGCCAGTTTCCTGGCTAAAACTCTGGCTCAGTTAAATCCGGTGGAGATAAATAATTTACATATGATCCAATCGGCAATAGCCTTGCCGGAACACCTCGATATTTTTGAGAAAGGTATCGCAAACCGTATTGATTTTTCTTATTCTGGCCCCCAATCCGTTCGCCTTGCCCACATGGTAACAGATAAAAAAATCCAGATTGGTAATATCCATACTTATAATGAACTTTTTGGGCGATTGGTAGCCGATTTGACTCCCCATGTCTGTTTGTTGATGGCAGACAAGGCAGACAGGCAGGGTAATCTGTTTACCGGTGCAAACACCGAGGAAACACCTGCGCTTGTTGAAGCTACGAATTTCAAAAACGGGGTGGTCGTTGTGCAGGTTAATGAGGTGGTTGAGCAATTACCGCGAGTTGATATTCCCGGAGATTGGGTTGATGTCATTGTTCAAGGTCCGGAAGTTTCGTATATTGAACCACTCTTTACCCGGGATCCAGCACAAATAGATGAAATTAAAATATTGATGGCAATGATGGTCATTAAAGGGATATATGCCCCTTATCAAGTGAATATCTTAAATCATGGGGTAGGATTTAATACCTGCGCCATCGAGTTGCTTTTACCTACCTATGGGGAATCATTGGGATTAAAGGGAAAAATAGCGCAACATTGGATAGTAAATCCATTGCCTACCTTAATCCCTGCCATTGAGGCTGGATTTGTCAAGACAATTTATCCTTTCGGGGGCGAGGTGGGAATGAATCGTTACGCAGCCGCACGCCCTGATATTTTTTTTACAGGCAAAGAAGGAGAATTACGTTCCAACCGGATGTTAGGCCAGTTGGCTGGACATTATGCGTGTGATGCATTTATCGGTGCTACCTTGCAGATGGATCTTGAAGGAAACAGCTCAACAGCAGTTGCGGGGCGTATTGCAGGTTTTGGTGGTGCGCCTAATATGGGCTGTGATGCTCCTGGTCGACGGCATTCTTCTTATGCCTGGTTGAAAGCCGGACAAGAGCGCAGTCAGGCATTGGCAACTAAAATGCCGCGGGGCAGAAAATTGGTAATTCAAATGGTAGAAACATTCCAGAGTTCGGCACAACCTACATTTGTAGAACATCTGGATGCCTGGGCCTTGCAAAAATCGATGAATGCTGACTTACCTGCCGTAATGATTTATGGGGATGATGTGAGCCATATAGTAACCGAAGAAGGCATTGCCAATCTCCTCTTGTGCCGCAATCTTGAGGAACGTGAACAAGCCATCCGCGGCATCGCAGGATATACTGAGGTAGGCATTGCCCGTGATCGGATGAAAGTGGAGGAGTTGCGTCAGCGTGGAGTGATAAAACGTCCTGAAGATTTGGGAATCAAAGTTTCTGACGCAACCCGCGATTTATTGGCAGCTAAGTCTATTCGGGACCTTGTTGATTGCTCACAGGGTTTATATGAACCCCCAGTAAAATTTAGAAATTGGTAG
- a CDS encoding biotin-independent malonate decarboxylase subunit gamma: MVEIKDLLKQIFSQEVKLTENQSVIYGQATLKEQRLHILGVKESIFLGAEQALIMAQHVIDILESQSTDPVLLLVDVAGQELTMRDEWLGMQQYFGHLLECLECLRQQGNILISLVCNKALGGAFIAYGLTADTILALPDAALAVMWLEGIAKVTKIELSTLQELSKTFSVFAPGVQNFYELGGLHEIVNPSELADKINVAIQKQNPKDDRALLGSERGGRKLAYSIINKVTNYL; this comes from the coding sequence ATGGTAGAAATAAAGGACCTTCTCAAACAGATATTTTCTCAAGAAGTGAAGCTAACAGAAAATCAATCGGTTATTTATGGCCAGGCGACTCTCAAGGAGCAAAGGCTTCATATTCTTGGGGTTAAGGAGTCAATATTTCTTGGTGCAGAGCAGGCTTTGATTATGGCACAGCATGTAATAGATATTCTTGAAAGCCAATCTACTGATCCTGTTTTGCTTTTAGTTGATGTAGCGGGTCAAGAGTTAACAATGCGGGATGAATGGTTGGGGATGCAACAATATTTTGGACATTTGCTGGAGTGTTTGGAATGTCTTCGCCAACAAGGGAATATTTTAATATCCCTAGTGTGTAACAAAGCGTTAGGTGGCGCTTTTATCGCTTATGGTTTAACTGCAGATACCATTTTGGCTTTACCGGATGCAGCTTTGGCGGTGATGTGGCTGGAGGGTATTGCCAAAGTCACCAAAATAGAATTAAGTACACTTCAAGAGTTGAGTAAAACATTTTCCGTTTTTGCACCGGGCGTGCAAAATTTTTATGAACTTGGAGGGTTACATGAGATTGTGAACCCCTCTGAACTTGCGGATAAAATTAATGTAGCCATCCAGAAACAAAATCCTAAAGACGATCGTGCCTTGCTGGGGAGTGAGCGGGGGGGCAGAAAACTTGCTTATTCGATTATTAATAAAGTAACCAACTATTTATGA
- a CDS encoding VOC family protein → MQLDPNLVIFYVENPLVSLSFYERLLQKKPVESSPTFVMFVLKSGMRLGLWAKQAVKPQAALLGGGNELSLQVEEDHFIDELYSLWQNQGIQMAQPPAMMDFGYTFVALDPDQHRLRVVSLHLEKKV, encoded by the coding sequence ATGCAACTTGATCCCAACTTAGTAATTTTTTATGTCGAAAACCCCTTGGTCAGCCTTTCTTTTTATGAACGTCTCCTGCAAAAAAAGCCCGTTGAATCATCCCCTACTTTTGTGATGTTTGTTTTGAAGTCAGGTATGCGTCTGGGATTATGGGCAAAGCAGGCCGTCAAACCTCAAGCGGCCTTGCTTGGAGGTGGAAATGAACTTTCTCTGCAAGTGGAAGAAGATCATTTCATCGATGAGCTTTATTCACTCTGGCAAAACCAGGGAATTCAAATGGCCCAGCCACCCGCAATGATGGATTTTGGTTATACCTTTGTGGCTCTTGATCCAGACCAACATCGTCTTCGGGTTGTCTCGTTGCACCTTGAAAAGAAAGTTTAA
- a CDS encoding SRPBCC family protein translates to MNKFYVDPDIAKASTIPAHFYTSPEWFAQAKEKIFARTWQFCCSMESLRLEGQLVPFTLLPGLLDEPLLFVRDEQDRFRCLSNVCTHRGNILIEAPCTAEKIKCSYHGRRFNLCGELLHMPEFERTCNFPSAKDNLPQIPSDCLDPFLFASLDPQASFKEVFAEIKERLFWLPMQHMRLDSTRSRDYLVKAHWALYCENYLEALHIPFVHPSLRKVIDCTTYTTELYRYCNLQLALASPGEESFDLPKDSIDYGKKVAAYYYWIFPNTMLNFYPWGCSVNVVKPLGPELTKVSFLTFVLDESRLGKGAGGDLDKVEREDEAVVESVQRGIRSRFYESGRFSPTKEQGTHHFQRLLCEFLNED, encoded by the coding sequence ATGAATAAGTTTTATGTAGATCCCGATATAGCAAAAGCCTCTACTATTCCCGCACATTTTTATACCTCTCCAGAATGGTTTGCACAAGCAAAAGAAAAAATATTTGCTCGAACCTGGCAATTTTGTTGCAGTATGGAAAGCCTACGCCTGGAGGGACAGTTGGTGCCTTTTACTTTATTGCCCGGATTACTGGATGAACCTCTATTATTTGTTCGTGACGAGCAAGATCGTTTCCGTTGCCTCAGTAATGTATGCACCCATAGAGGCAATATTTTGATTGAAGCTCCATGTACTGCTGAAAAAATAAAATGCTCCTATCATGGACGCAGATTTAATCTTTGTGGGGAGCTTTTGCATATGCCTGAGTTCGAGAGAACCTGTAATTTCCCATCGGCAAAGGATAATTTACCGCAAATACCATCTGATTGTCTTGATCCCTTCCTCTTTGCTTCATTAGATCCCCAAGCATCATTTAAGGAAGTGTTTGCTGAGATTAAAGAGCGGCTTTTCTGGTTACCAATGCAACATATGCGGCTGGACAGCACCCGTTCACGGGATTACCTGGTTAAAGCTCATTGGGCACTGTATTGTGAAAATTACCTTGAAGCATTACATATTCCCTTTGTCCATCCTTCGTTAAGGAAGGTGATTGACTGCACCACTTATACTACAGAGCTTTATCGTTATTGTAATTTACAATTGGCATTGGCAAGCCCTGGTGAAGAAAGTTTTGATTTACCCAAAGATTCAATTGATTATGGCAAAAAAGTAGCTGCTTATTATTATTGGATTTTTCCAAATACAATGCTTAATTTCTATCCCTGGGGATGCTCTGTGAATGTAGTAAAACCATTAGGTCCTGAATTGACTAAAGTTTCATTTTTAACTTTTGTTCTTGATGAATCCAGGTTAGGAAAAGGAGCAGGGGGTGATTTGGATAAAGTAGAGCGCGAAGATGAGGCTGTTGTAGAGTCGGTCCAACGAGGTATCCGTTCCCGTTTTTATGAAAGCGGGCGATTTTCACCGACAAAAGAACAAGGTACCCATCATTTTCAACGCCTTCTCTGTGAATTTCTTAATGAGGATTAG
- a CDS encoding NAD(P)/FAD-dependent oxidoreductase yields MSNKIPHIIIVGGGAGGMELAAMLANKFGKTGKASITLVDYSPTHIWKPLLHEVAAGSLFTNENEIDYLAYAATHHFHFVLGAFEGLDRSKKEIYLSPFYSHDEEVLPKRAIPYDILIIAVGSVANDFNVPGVREHCLFLDNIQQAIYFHRELLNRCMRLSQQSQQSQFNLVVVGGGATGIELIAELHSTIHEIINYGIGIQPDIISFTLIEAANRLLTALPEDLSEKVAGELTRMGVKICLNQQVTEVTEKGLHTQANEFIPADLVVWTAGIKAPDFLRQLDGLEVNHLNQLLVKQSLQTTLDDSIFVLGDCASCPQANTGKTVPPRAQAAHQQASFLYKNLPKYFEGKPLPVYHYHDHGSLVTLSHHVIGNLMGKITSRFMIEGKLARLFYLSLHKQHQVSLYGWWRVFLLTLSNLLSRRVKPRLKLH; encoded by the coding sequence ATGTCCAATAAAATACCCCATATCATTATTGTAGGTGGCGGTGCGGGAGGAATGGAGCTTGCGGCAATGCTGGCCAATAAATTTGGCAAAACCGGTAAAGCATCTATTACTTTAGTAGATTACTCACCTACTCACATCTGGAAACCGCTTTTACATGAAGTTGCGGCAGGCAGCTTGTTTACCAATGAGAATGAAATTGATTATCTCGCCTATGCAGCGACGCATCATTTTCATTTTGTTTTAGGTGCTTTCGAGGGCCTGGATCGAAGTAAAAAGGAAATCTATTTGTCGCCTTTTTACAGCCATGATGAAGAAGTTCTGCCCAAACGGGCAATCCCATACGATATTCTCATTATTGCCGTAGGCAGTGTGGCGAACGATTTCAATGTCCCTGGAGTGCGCGAGCATTGTTTGTTTTTAGACAATATTCAACAGGCAATTTATTTTCATCGTGAGTTATTAAACCGTTGCATGCGTCTTTCCCAGCAATCCCAGCAGAGTCAATTTAATCTGGTGGTCGTCGGAGGAGGGGCTACGGGAATTGAATTAATCGCAGAATTACACAGCACCATCCACGAGATCATAAATTATGGGATAGGTATTCAACCTGATATTATTTCTTTTACTCTGATTGAAGCGGCAAACAGATTATTGACCGCACTGCCAGAGGATCTCTCAGAAAAGGTGGCTGGGGAATTGACACGTATGGGCGTAAAAATTTGCCTTAATCAACAAGTTACCGAAGTGACTGAAAAGGGGTTGCATACCCAGGCAAATGAATTTATTCCTGCGGATCTTGTAGTGTGGACAGCAGGTATTAAAGCTCCGGATTTCTTACGTCAACTAGATGGGTTGGAGGTGAATCACCTCAATCAGCTGTTAGTAAAGCAAAGCTTACAAACGACCCTCGATGATTCTATTTTTGTTTTGGGCGATTGTGCGAGTTGCCCACAGGCCAATACTGGTAAGACCGTTCCCCCGCGGGCACAGGCGGCACACCAACAAGCAAGTTTTTTGTATAAAAATTTGCCTAAATATTTCGAAGGAAAACCTTTGCCTGTATATCATTATCATGATCATGGCTCTTTAGTTACATTAAGCCATCATGTAATTGGTAATTTAATGGGTAAAATTACCAGCAGGTTTATGATAGAAGGTAAATTGGCACGTTTATTTTATTTATCTTTACATAAACAGCACCAGGTATCTTTATATGGCTGGTGGCGAGTTTTTTTACTTACCTTGTCGAATTTATTAAGCCGGCGGGTAAAGCCTCGACTCAAGCTCCACTAA
- a CDS encoding Hsp20/alpha crystallin family protein — translation MSIVRRDYFPVYNEIGSLLDNFFRGQQSDSSIVDTSTWAPPVDIKEEKERFLVLADIPGVNKEDIQISLEHNILTLRGERHFEKTESNTGYTRMERSQGQFYRRFSLPQTADDTKISAKYKQGVLEISIPKKEMAVEKKIDITVEE, via the coding sequence ATGAGTATCGTAAGACGTGATTATTTTCCTGTTTATAATGAAATTGGTTCCCTATTGGATAATTTCTTTAGAGGACAGCAATCCGATTCATCGATTGTTGATACCAGCACATGGGCGCCTCCCGTAGATATTAAGGAAGAAAAGGAGCGTTTTTTAGTTCTTGCGGATATTCCGGGAGTAAATAAGGAAGACATTCAAATATCCCTGGAGCATAACATTCTGACCCTGCGTGGAGAACGCCATTTTGAAAAAACAGAGAGTAACACTGGCTATACACGAATGGAGCGTTCCCAAGGGCAATTTTACCGGCGATTCAGCTTACCGCAAACTGCGGATGATACTAAAATAAGCGCAAAATACAAACAAGGCGTACTTGAAATCTCAATACCCAAAAAAGAAATGGCAGTTGAGAAAAAAATTGATATTACAGTAGAAGAATAA
- a CDS encoding carbonic anhydrase family protein, with protein sequence MQQLTKILTFTFGITCAVTSFANTAEAEVPLLGKTITQAKQQKMTPKQALQRLKDGNHRFLTNTQISRDYLKQAHQSSYGQFPFAVILNCMDSRSVPELFFDQGLADLFTLRVAGNVLNDDILGSMEFATKAAGSRLIVVLAHTSCGAVAGACNDVQLGHLTDVLDKIKPVVQPTMQEQGTKNCTDPKLVDAIAKANALRVAREIQERSPILKDLISKKQIGIVAGVHDIKTGKVEFFEEERSVPN encoded by the coding sequence ATGCAGCAACTGACAAAAATTTTAACTTTTACCTTTGGGATTACTTGTGCTGTCACCAGTTTTGCAAATACAGCTGAGGCAGAAGTACCTCTTTTAGGTAAAACAATAACTCAAGCAAAGCAGCAAAAAATGACCCCCAAACAAGCTTTGCAACGCTTAAAGGATGGTAACCACCGCTTTTTAACCAACACACAAATATCCAGGGATTATTTAAAACAAGCGCATCAATCTTCTTACGGACAATTTCCATTTGCAGTAATCCTCAATTGCATGGATTCCCGAAGCGTCCCTGAATTATTTTTCGATCAGGGTTTGGCAGATTTGTTTACCTTACGTGTAGCTGGAAACGTACTTAATGATGATATTCTTGGAAGTATGGAATTCGCAACAAAAGCAGCGGGATCCCGGCTTATTGTAGTTTTGGCACATACCTCATGTGGTGCGGTAGCAGGTGCATGTAATGATGTGCAACTTGGGCATTTGACTGATGTCCTGGATAAAATCAAACCTGTTGTGCAACCCACCATGCAAGAACAAGGAACAAAAAATTGTACTGACCCTAAATTAGTTGATGCCATTGCTAAAGCAAATGCCTTGAGAGTCGCCAGGGAAATACAAGAAAGAAGCCCAATCCTTAAAGATTTAATCAGTAAAAAACAAATTGGAATTGTAGCGGGCGTACATGACATCAAGACAGGCAAAGTGGAGTTTTTTGAAGAAGAACGTTCGGTTCCCAATTAA